The Mytilus trossulus isolate FHL-02 chromosome 13, PNRI_Mtr1.1.1.hap1, whole genome shotgun sequence genome has a segment encoding these proteins:
- the LOC134694875 gene encoding uncharacterized protein LOC134694875 produces MKDSCCGRIWVGVAFTFIATTFVLVGVICYREFIFHKETEDTKITRENLIKFYPSIFSIDSTRYEQILLDGARKRTPTKERFPTENECSFRCNNTLAGVGRKKRQDMPSNLHNHGCCQSFPVIRAPHFWDSISNGLREIVQFNDTYSEYPLLQIFFQEQCSQAIGCTGCTCEYVEQATTAVVYKIGYSSTTATYMSHLEIDVFYLHGCCKCFNFNQT; encoded by the exons ATGAAAGATTCATGCTGTGGAAGAATATGG GTTGGTGTCGCTTTCACTTTTATTGCTACAACATTCGTATTAGTTGGAGTAATTTGTTATAGAGAGTTTAT ATTTCACAAGGAAACGGAGGACACCAAAATTACACGTGAGAATCTCATCAAATTTTACCCGTCAATATTTAGTATAGACAGTACAAGGTATGAACAGATATTACTAGATGGTGCAAGGAAACGTACACCGACGAAAGAAAGATTTCCGACCGAAAATGAATGTAGTTTCAGATGCAATAACACATTGGCAGGAGTAGGCAGGAAAAAACGTCAAGACATGCCATCCAATCTTCACAATCATGGCTGCTGTCAATC atTTCCTGTAATTAGAGCTCCTCACTTTTGGGACAGTATATCTAACGGGTTGAGAGAGATAGTACAATTTAATGACACATATTCCGAATATCCACTGCTTCAAATTTTCTTCCAGGAACAATGCAG TCAAGCTATTGGATGTACTGGGTGTACCTGTGAATACGTTGAACAGGCGACTACAGCAGTGGTTTATAAAATTGGTTACAGTTCAACGACAGCTACATATATGTCACACCTAGAAATAGACGTGTTTTATTTACATGGATGTtgcaaatgttttaactttaatcAAACTTAA